Proteins found in one Tsukamurella paurometabola DSM 20162 genomic segment:
- a CDS encoding NADH-quinone oxidoreductase subunit A, with the protein MNPYVPILVLGAIATAFAVFSVGVAQYVGPRRRNRAKLEAYECGIDPSPHPTGGGRFPVKFYLTAMLFIIFDIEIVFLYPWAVHFDVLGAYGLAAMALFLVNVTVAYAYEWRRGGLEWD; encoded by the coding sequence GTGAATCCGTACGTGCCGATCCTGGTACTCGGGGCGATCGCGACGGCCTTCGCCGTGTTCTCGGTCGGGGTCGCACAGTACGTGGGGCCGCGTCGCCGCAATCGGGCCAAGCTCGAAGCCTATGAATGCGGTATCGATCCCTCCCCGCATCCCACCGGGGGTGGCCGCTTCCCGGTGAAGTTCTACCTGACGGCGATGCTGTTCATCATCTTCGACATCGAGATCGTCTTCCTCTATCCCTGGGCGGTGCACTTCGATGTGCTCGGCGCGTACGGCCTCGCCGCGATGGCGCTGTTCCTGGTGAACGTCACCGTCGCCTACGCCTACGAGTGGCGCCGAGGCGGTCTCGAATGGGACTAG
- a CDS encoding response regulator transcription factor, whose amino-acid sequence MTGAAPLVLIYSSNARHRAEIAAALGTRPSPALPPITVTEAATAPTVVARLDQGGIDLAILDGEASPAGGLGLARQLRDEIDPCPPLLVITARRADGWLATWSHADAWVSHPLDPFEVAAAAASLLATTVERHTAAEFLE is encoded by the coding sequence ATGACCGGCGCCGCCCCGCTCGTCCTCATCTACAGCTCCAACGCGCGTCACCGCGCGGAGATCGCGGCGGCGCTGGGCACGCGCCCCTCTCCTGCCCTCCCGCCGATCACGGTGACCGAGGCGGCGACCGCTCCCACCGTGGTGGCCCGACTCGACCAGGGCGGAATCGATCTCGCGATCCTCGACGGCGAAGCCTCCCCCGCCGGCGGCCTCGGCCTGGCCCGCCAGTTGCGCGACGAGATCGATCCCTGTCCGCCGCTGCTGGTGATCACCGCGCGCCGGGCGGACGGATGGCTCGCGACGTGGTCACACGCCGACGCGTGGGTCTCGCACCCGCTCGATCCCTTCGAAGTGGCCGCCGCGGCGGCGAGCCTGCTCGCGACGACCGTGGAGCGACACACCGCCGCTGAATTCCTCGAATAG
- a CDS encoding NADH-quinone oxidoreductase subunit C: MTDDPDGTVEPVGPPPEVVRTRHGMFGSAGSGDTSGYGRITRPVTMPGPGDEPMPDGYDGVLTRLRTALDEHQGAPPFAEAVRSVVVHRGEVTLRVPRQHVVAVARLLRDDPSLRFEMCLGTSGVHFPEDTGAELRAVTHLQSITWGRRLRLETHCPQADPHIPSLISVYPTVDWHERETFDFFGIVFDGHPSLTRIEMPDDWDGHPQRKDYPLGGIGVEFLGAQVAPPDSRRSYS, encoded by the coding sequence ATGACCGACGATCCCGACGGCACCGTCGAACCCGTGGGCCCGCCGCCCGAGGTGGTACGCACCCGGCACGGCATGTTCGGCTCGGCCGGGAGCGGCGACACCTCGGGCTACGGCCGGATCACGCGCCCCGTCACCATGCCGGGCCCCGGCGACGAGCCGATGCCCGACGGATACGACGGGGTGTTGACTCGCCTGCGTACTGCACTCGACGAGCACCAGGGTGCACCGCCGTTCGCCGAAGCGGTCCGCTCCGTGGTGGTCCACCGCGGCGAGGTCACGCTCCGGGTGCCCCGCCAACACGTGGTCGCGGTGGCCCGTCTGCTGCGCGACGATCCTTCGTTGCGATTCGAGATGTGCCTGGGCACCTCCGGCGTGCACTTCCCCGAGGACACCGGCGCGGAACTGCGCGCGGTGACCCATCTGCAGTCCATCACGTGGGGACGCCGGCTGCGACTTGAAACCCATTGCCCGCAAGCAGATCCACACATTCCCTCCCTGATCTCGGTGTATCCCACGGTGGATTGGCACGAGCGGGAGACCTTCGACTTCTTCGGCATCGTCTTCGACGGACACCCCTCGCTCACCCGGATCGAGATGCCGGACGACTGGGATGGGCACCCGCAGCGTAAGGACTACCCGCTCGGCGGGATCGGGGTCGAGTTCCTCGGCGCTCAGGTGGCGCCGCCGGATTCGCGGAGGTCGTATTCGTGA
- a CDS encoding isopenicillin N synthase family dioxygenase: protein MTVVPVLDLSLLDTAPEQFDALVRTAAHDVGFFYLTGHGLGADRIDEILAVARRFFALPQREKDAIAMANSPHFRGYTRLGGELTRGAVDWREQIDIGPERAAPTGPGPDHRNLVGPNQWPANLPELRTVIERWDADLSRIALDLLTAWARSLGADPRVFDEAFTTDPATLIKIVRYPAGTDTEQGVGAHKDSGVLTLLLADPDSEGLQVLPPGADEWVDVPPQPGTFIVNIGEMLEVGTEGYLRATEHRVVNRRAGADRISVPYFFNPSVHARMPQLPLPAGLRSGVTVDPENPIFDTYGENAWKSRLRAHPDVAARHYPNRSPSATAEPIVEA from the coding sequence ATGACCGTGGTGCCCGTTCTCGACCTCTCGCTCCTGGACACCGCGCCGGAGCAGTTCGACGCACTGGTCCGTACGGCCGCACACGACGTGGGCTTCTTCTACCTCACGGGGCACGGCCTCGGCGCCGACCGGATCGACGAGATACTCGCCGTAGCGCGGCGGTTCTTCGCACTCCCGCAGAGGGAGAAGGACGCCATCGCGATGGCGAACTCGCCGCACTTCCGCGGTTACACCCGGCTCGGCGGCGAGCTCACCCGAGGCGCCGTCGATTGGCGCGAGCAGATCGACATCGGGCCGGAGCGGGCCGCACCGACGGGCCCCGGGCCGGACCATCGCAACCTGGTCGGCCCGAATCAGTGGCCCGCGAACCTGCCGGAGTTGCGCACCGTGATCGAGCGCTGGGATGCCGACCTCTCACGGATCGCGCTGGATCTCTTGACCGCCTGGGCACGGTCGCTCGGCGCCGACCCACGGGTGTTCGACGAGGCCTTCACGACCGATCCGGCGACACTGATCAAGATCGTCCGGTATCCGGCGGGCACCGACACCGAGCAGGGCGTGGGCGCGCACAAGGACTCGGGCGTGCTCACCCTGCTGCTGGCGGACCCGGATTCGGAGGGACTCCAGGTGCTCCCGCCCGGCGCCGACGAATGGGTGGACGTACCACCGCAACCCGGAACATTCATCGTCAATATCGGCGAAATGCTGGAAGTGGGCACCGAGGGCTACCTGCGCGCCACCGAACACCGCGTGGTGAATCGCCGTGCCGGTGCGGACCGGATCTCGGTGCCGTACTTCTTCAATCCGTCGGTGCATGCGCGGATGCCGCAGCTCCCCCTCCCCGCCGGGCTGCGCTCGGGGGTCACCGTGGATCCGGAGAACCCGATCTTCGACACCTACGGCGAGAACGCGTGGAAGAGCAGGCTGCGAGCGCACCCCGACGTCGCGGCGCGGCACTATCCGAATCGGTCTCCCAGCGCGACGGCGGAACCTATCGTGGAGGCATGA
- the eno gene encoding phosphopyruvate hydratase: MSEIIQVGAREILDSRGNPTVEVEIVLADGSFARAAVPSGASTGEHEAVELRDGGERYGGKGVTKAVEGVLEVIAPEVIGIPADEQRIIDQTLLDLDGTPDKSRLGANALLGVSLAASKAAAESAALPLFRYLGGPNAHILPVPMMNILNGGAHADSGVDVQEFMVAPIGAETFKESLRWGTEVYHSLKSVLKSKGLNTGLGDEGGFAPSVGGTREALELISEAIGKTGLKLGSDVALALDVAATEFYTAGSGYKFEGKVLSAAEMGEFYAKLITEFPLVSIEDPLSEDDWEGWVDLTDAVGDKIQLVGDDLFVTNPERLEDGIARGAGNALLVKVNQIGTLTETLDAVALAHNNGYKTMMSHRSGETEDTTIADLAVAVGSGQIKTGAPARSERVAKYNQLLRIEEELGDAARYAGDTAFPRFEFTS; encoded by the coding sequence GTGTCCGAAATCATCCAGGTAGGCGCCCGAGAGATCCTCGACTCCCGTGGCAATCCCACGGTCGAGGTCGAGATCGTGCTGGCCGACGGCAGCTTCGCCCGCGCCGCGGTGCCGTCGGGTGCGTCGACCGGAGAGCACGAGGCGGTCGAGCTCCGCGACGGCGGCGAGCGCTACGGCGGCAAGGGCGTCACCAAGGCTGTCGAGGGCGTGCTCGAGGTGATCGCGCCCGAGGTCATCGGCATCCCCGCCGACGAGCAGCGAATCATCGACCAGACCCTGCTGGACCTGGACGGGACCCCGGACAAGAGCCGGCTCGGGGCCAACGCCCTGCTGGGCGTGTCGCTGGCCGCGTCGAAGGCTGCCGCCGAGTCGGCCGCGCTACCCCTGTTCCGCTACCTGGGTGGCCCGAACGCGCACATCCTGCCGGTCCCGATGATGAACATCCTCAATGGCGGCGCGCACGCGGACAGCGGTGTCGACGTGCAGGAGTTCATGGTGGCCCCTATCGGCGCCGAGACCTTCAAAGAGTCGCTGCGCTGGGGCACCGAGGTGTACCACTCGCTCAAGTCCGTGCTCAAGAGCAAGGGGCTCAACACGGGGTTGGGCGACGAGGGCGGCTTCGCCCCGTCGGTCGGTGGCACGCGTGAGGCCCTGGAGCTGATCTCCGAGGCCATCGGCAAGACCGGCCTGAAGCTGGGATCCGATGTCGCTCTCGCGCTCGACGTGGCCGCCACCGAGTTCTACACCGCGGGTAGCGGCTACAAGTTCGAGGGCAAGGTGCTCAGCGCCGCCGAGATGGGCGAGTTCTACGCCAAGCTGATCACCGAGTTCCCGCTGGTCTCCATCGAGGATCCGCTGTCCGAGGACGACTGGGAGGGCTGGGTCGACCTCACCGATGCCGTCGGCGACAAGATTCAGCTGGTGGGCGATGACCTGTTCGTCACGAACCCGGAGCGGCTCGAAGACGGTATCGCCCGCGGCGCCGGTAACGCACTGCTGGTGAAGGTCAACCAGATCGGCACGCTGACCGAGACCCTGGACGCCGTCGCTCTCGCGCACAACAACGGCTACAAGACGATGATGAGCCACCGTTCGGGCGAGACCGAGGACACCACGATCGCCGATCTCGCCGTCGCGGTGGGCAGCGGCCAGATCAAGACCGGTGCCCCGGCTCGTTCGGAGCGCGTCGCCAAGTACAACCAGCTGCTGCGCATCGAGGAGGAGCTGGGCGACGCCGCGCGTTACGCCGGCGACACCGCGTTCCCGCGCTTCGAGTTCACCAGCTAG
- a CDS encoding NuoB/complex I 20 kDa subunit family protein, with amino-acid sequence MGLEDKVPGGFLLSTLETVAGYARKGSLWPATFGLACCAIEMMATTGPRFDIARFGMEAFRASPRQADLMIVAGRVSQKMAPVLRQVYDQMAEPKWVLAMGVCASSGGMFNNYAVVQGVDHVVPVDIYLPGCPPRPEMLLNALIALHDKVADTPMGSHREEARRAAEEAALNTRPTIELKGLLR; translated from the coding sequence ATGGGACTAGAGGACAAGGTCCCCGGCGGCTTCCTACTCTCGACTCTGGAGACGGTGGCCGGGTACGCGCGGAAGGGATCACTGTGGCCCGCCACCTTCGGCCTCGCCTGCTGCGCGATCGAGATGATGGCCACCACCGGCCCTCGGTTCGACATCGCCCGGTTCGGTATGGAGGCCTTCCGTGCCTCCCCCCGGCAGGCCGATCTGATGATCGTGGCCGGCCGGGTCAGCCAGAAGATGGCGCCCGTACTGCGGCAGGTGTACGACCAAATGGCCGAACCCAAATGGGTACTGGCCATGGGAGTCTGCGCCAGCTCGGGTGGCATGTTCAACAACTACGCCGTCGTCCAGGGCGTGGATCATGTGGTGCCGGTGGACATCTACCTGCCCGGCTGCCCACCCCGTCCGGAGATGCTGCTCAACGCACTCATCGCCCTGCACGACAAGGTCGCCGACACCCCGATGGGCAGCCACCGCGAAGAGGCCCGGCGGGCGGCGGAGGAGGCCGCACTCAACACCCGCCCCACCATCGAGCTGAAGGGATTGTTGCGATGA